A DNA window from Impatiens glandulifera chromosome 7, dImpGla2.1, whole genome shotgun sequence contains the following coding sequences:
- the LOC124910734 gene encoding LOW QUALITY PROTEIN: SUPPRESSOR OF ABI3-5-like (The sequence of the model RefSeq protein was modified relative to this genomic sequence to represent the inferred CDS: inserted 2 bases in 2 codons), with translation MDPGRYVPQQGWENNSAPEGYGAVHEPDFGPGGSYNDRRFVNERFPKDNSYSRNAHHHDALERDSYPPPPASVGPWSQARKRSYEEEYAHERESRRHDKSYAHSYNDFAHHESDKYHENDIPDSYHSTDSYGDRGCERSSRYTGRDHDDYAYDDYDYHPRVSNQNREDSRERDFDYNRRSHESDYERVSRRDGSWRSRESGEREREKVLSSREKDRSPRRHDRSWSSGRDDRSRSRSPTRSRSYGRSYREDSYDDDRYDRSERRRDRGEKNLHEHYSVAPSATVVVKGLSQKTNEEDLYQILAEWGPLRHVRVIKERNSGISRGFAFIDFPSVEAARTMMDKLGDDGLVVDERKLFFEYSSKPTGGTSGPSTGGDNASKSGYHRNMTVPCDWMCMICNCVNFARRTSCFQCNEPRTDDAPPADTSSNPTSLGRRGDAGPTHVLVVRGLDENADEEMLRYEFSKHAPIKDLRLVRDKFTHVSRGFAFVHFHTVEDATKALEVTNGTALEKNGQILRVAYAKSILGQGSGSAGSSQSSRLAAAAIEASAFSQQFDSTGWAPKEYNPDNKQSAGRPEQGAGDGQNGSSEPQSGFVWDEASGYYYDASSGFYYDGNTGLYYDGNNGIWYSYDQQSQQYIPYTGQSDDATGKPSKAPDASKNRKVVISAAAATITPSEKAVSLPEAVEAAANAAMAAEKKEKEKLKEIRIASKSSILANKKKMNNVLTMWKQRSHEGQAPRVALDDNQQPSSLLAEDKKRLKTEENSTINSGSFPTVAEAEDHKPRTISNSSGGALMGVIRGSGGRGIILKSDTTFSDSSPAPSATSADSTTPFKTDASALGXYAPATTSLAVKRRFSEMPISSASSSSNREHPQPAYRDRAAERRSLYGSSSSLGGVISDLDTTDPNRDSVSKRGLVDSMPFPPGVGGGGRGSGGDVHVQSYEVITADKAIDESNVGNRMLRNMGWQEGLGLGKDGSGMVEPVQATSMDSRAGLGSRQKRXVDPSLEVKDGDSYRTLIQKKAIARFREMS, from the exons ATGGATCCTGGTCGCTACGTACCTCAGCAAGGATGGGAAAATAACAGC GCTCCGGAGGGGTATGGTGCTGTCCACGAACCAGACTTCGG GCCTGGTGGCTCATACAATGATAGGAGGTTCGTAAATGAAAGGTTCCCGAAGGACAATAGTTACTCAAGAAATGCCCATCACCATGATGCACTGGAAAGAGATAGTTACCCACCACCTCCAGCATCAGTTGGTCCATGGTCTCAAGCAAGGAAGAGGAGTTATGAAGAAGAGTACGCACACGAGAGAGAATCTAGGCGACATGACAAGtcatatgctcattcatatAATGACTTTGCTCATCATGAATCTGACAAGTATCATGAAAATGATATCCCTGATAGCTACCACAGCACTGACAGCTATGGTGACCGAGGGTGTGAAAGATCATCTAGATACACTGGACGTGACCATGATGACTATGCATATGATGATTATGACTATCATCCCAGGGTTTCCAATCAAAACAGAGAGGATAGTCGTGAGAGGGATTTTGATTATAACCGACGCAGTCATGAATCGGATTATGAAAGGGTTAGTAGAAGAGATGGTAGTTGGAGAAGTCGCGAATCTGGTGAGCGAGAACGCGAGAAAGTATTATCCAGTCGAGAGAAGGATAGAAGCCCTAGGAGGCACGACCGTTCATGGTCCAGCGGGCGTGATGATCGCTCTCGATCAAGATCTCCTACTAGGAGTAGAAGTTATGGTCGTAGCTATCGGGAGGATAGCTATGATGACGATAGATATGACAGATCTGAAAGGCGACGAGATCGTGGCGAGAAGAATCTTCATGAGCATTATTCCGTG GCCCCCTCTGCCACTGTTGTTGTGAAGGGCCTCTCTCAAAAGACAAATGAGGAGGACTTATACCAAATTCTG GCTGAATGGGGACCTCTTCGCCATGTTCGTGTTATCAAAGAACGAAACTCTGGCATTTCCCGTGGATTTGCTTTTATTGATTTCCCCTCTGTG GAAGCTGCTCGAACAATGATGGACAAACTCGGGGATGATGGTCTTGTTGTCGATGAAAGAAAGCTCTTCTTTGAGTATAG TAGCAAGCCAACGGGAGGGACATCTGGACCTTCAACTGGAGGAGATAATGCATCAAAATCAGGCTATCACAGAAATATGACGGTGCCATGTGACTGGATGTGCATGATCTGCAATTGTGTGAATTTTGCACGTCGTACATCCTGCTTTCAg TGTAATGAGCCTCGGACAGATGATGCTCCACCAGCAGACACATCATCAAATCCTACTTCACTTGGAAGGAGAGGGGATGCAG GTCCCACACACGTATTGGTTGTCCGTGGCTTAGATGAAAACGCTGATGAAGAAATGCTTCGCTATGAATTTTCCAAGCATGCTCCTATAAAG GATCTTCGTCTTGTTAGGGACAAATTTACCCATGTTTCAAGGGGATTTGCATTTGTACATTTCCACACG GTTGAAGATGCTACAAAAGCTCTTGAAGTAACAAATGGAACAGCTTTGGAGAAAAATGGTCAAATTCTACGAGTAGCATATGCCAAAAGCATTCTAGGACAAGGGTCAGGCTCAGCAGGTTCTTCCCAATCAAGCCGTCTTGCTGCTGCTGCAATTGAAGCATCAGCATTTTCTCAGCAG TTTGATTCTACTGGATGGGCACCAAAGGAATATAATCCAGATAACAAACAGTCTGCTGGTAGACCAGAGCAGGGTGCTGGTGATGGTCAAAATGGTTCATCAGAGCCACAGTCTGGCTTTGTCTGGGATGAGGCATCTGGCTACTATTATGATGCTTCTTCTGGGTTTTATTATGATGGAAACACAG GTTTATATTATGATGGTAATAATGGGATATGGTATTCTTATGATCAACAAAGTCAGCAATATATCCCCTACACTGGTCAAAGTGACGATGCAACAGGAAAACCTTCCAAGGCACCTGATGCTTCTAAAAATAGGAAAGTAGTTATCTCTGCAGCTGCTGCAACTATAACACCATCTGAAAAGGCTGTCTCATTACCCGAGGCTGTTGAGGCTGCTGCAAATGCTGCAATGGCtgcagaaaagaaagaaaaagagaagtTAAAAGAGATCAGGATTGCCTCAAAGAGTAGCATTCTtgcaaacaaaaagaaaatgaataatgtATTGACCATGTGGAAGCAGAGAAGTCACGAAGGGCAAGCACCCCGTGTAGCACTCGATGACAATCAACAACCATCTTCTTTATTAGCTGAAGATAAAAAGAGACTCAAGACAGAAGAGAATTCAACAATTAATTCTGGATCATTCCCCACTGTGGCAGAAGCGGAGGATCACAAGCCAAGGACAATAAGCAACAGCTCAGGAGGAGCTTTAATGGGGGTAATTAGGGGTTCTGGTGGGAGGGGAATCATATTGAAATCAGATACCACATTTTCGGATTCATCACCTGCACCATCAGCAACCAGCGCCGACTCTACAACCCCGTTCAAGACAGACGCATCCGCTTTAG TCTATGCACCGGCTACAACTTCATTGGCTGTCAAAAGGAGATTTTCTGAGATGCCAATATCATCAGCTTCTTCTAGCAGCAACAGGGAACACCCCCAACCTGCATACAGGGACCGTGCAGCCGAGAGGAGGAGCTTGTATGGTTCATCATCCTCTCTTGGAGGTGTCATTTCTGACCTTGACACGACGGATCCAA ATCGAGATTCTGTATCGAAGAGAGGATTGGTTGATTCAATGCCGTTTCCTCCTGGTGTTGGGGGAGGAGGACGAGGGTCTGGTGGTGATGTGCATGTACAGAGCTATGAGGTCATTACAGCAGATAAGGCGATTGATGAAAGCAATGTTGGAAATCGAATGCTTCGCAACATGGGCTGGCAGGAAGGCTTG GGACTGGGCAAAGATGGAAGTGGCATGGTAGAACCTGTGCAAGCTACATCCATGGACAGTAGGGCAGGTCTGGGAAGTAGGCAAAAGA CTGTAGATCCAAGCCTTGAGGTGAAAGATGGTGACAGTTATCGAACTCTTATACAGAAGAAGGCTATTGCTCGGTTCAGAGAGATGTCATAG